In one Selenomonadales bacterium genomic region, the following are encoded:
- a CDS encoding metallophosphoesterase: protein MRSIRQMAGRDDSVRTIVWQSDVLDERARLLYRRYGDAAVREMCPEGERCVVGDEVFFRYQAEINGLVQGEEYEYCVVNGEDAVWHRFRVADGRYTAFIFTDSQCGGDYRVWQEVVQAARREMISAELCLHLGDLVDCGAARYQWERWLTGAEEVFLSCVFAPTLGNHEDYATDWQMSLPHWYRALFPVVKNDEAELDGYAYSFDYGDVHYVVLDTQAEELAAWKNDWVSRQAVWLKRDLAQSSARWKVVLCHKPFYEMDGTLTEHGIAWMPVCQKYGVRLVLSGHHHIYARKVVEGMTIITAGVSGDGTGYDVQGDGANQVAKRCDMPTYMTMTVMHDMLRLRAVQMDGVVIDEVTISS, encoded by the coding sequence ATGCGATCCATTCGGCAGATGGCGGGGAGAGATGATTCGGTGCGTACTATCGTATGGCAGAGTGATGTACTTGATGAGCGGGCGAGGCTTTTATATCGGCGATACGGAGATGCGGCTGTGCGAGAGATGTGCCCCGAGGGCGAGCGATGCGTCGTTGGGGATGAGGTGTTTTTTCGCTATCAGGCAGAGATCAATGGTCTTGTACAAGGGGAGGAATACGAGTATTGTGTCGTAAACGGAGAGGATGCTGTATGGCATCGTTTTCGTGTGGCTGATGGCAGGTATACGGCATTTATTTTTACCGATTCGCAATGCGGTGGAGATTATCGCGTATGGCAGGAGGTCGTACAGGCGGCAAGAAGAGAGATGATTTCGGCAGAGTTGTGCTTGCATCTCGGCGACTTGGTCGATTGCGGCGCAGCGCGGTATCAATGGGAGAGATGGCTGACAGGTGCAGAGGAGGTGTTTTTGTCGTGTGTGTTCGCGCCGACGCTCGGCAACCATGAGGATTATGCGACCGATTGGCAAATGTCGCTCCCTCATTGGTATCGTGCGCTGTTTCCTGTGGTGAAGAACGATGAGGCAGAGCTTGACGGCTATGCGTATTCGTTTGATTATGGCGATGTGCATTATGTGGTGCTTGATACGCAAGCGGAGGAGTTGGCTGCATGGAAGAATGATTGGGTAAGTAGACAGGCTGTGTGGCTAAAACGTGATCTGGCACAGTCAAGTGCGCGGTGGAAGGTTGTCTTGTGCCACAAGCCATTCTATGAGATGGACGGTACGCTGACAGAGCATGGTATAGCGTGGATGCCTGTTTGTCAAAAGTACGGTGTACGATTGGTGCTGTCAGGGCATCATCATATCTATGCGCGTAAGGTAGTCGAGGGTATGACGATAATTACGGCAGGTGTTAGTGGTGACGGCACGGGATATGATGTGCAGGGTGATGGAGCGAATCAGGTTGCAAAGAGATGCGATATGCCGACTTATATGACGATGACGGTCATGCATGATATGCTTCGGTTACGGGCAGTACAGATGGATGGCGTAGTCATAGATGAGGTAACGATTTCTTCATAA
- a CDS encoding YbjQ family protein, producing MMITTTTATIQGKEIVEYKGLVFGEVVAGVNFIKDIFSGLRDVFGGRSGTYEAELAEAREEAIKEMMQRAEKLGANAIIGIDIDYEVIGQNNGMLMVSASGTAVIVK from the coding sequence ATCATGATAACCACTACCACAGCAACTATCCAAGGTAAAGAGATCGTTGAATACAAAGGCCTCGTATTCGGCGAAGTCGTAGCAGGCGTCAACTTCATCAAAGATATCTTCTCCGGTCTGCGCGATGTATTCGGCGGACGCAGCGGTACTTACGAAGCCGAACTGGCAGAAGCACGCGAAGAAGCCATCAAAGAAATGATGCAGCGTGCCGAAAAGCTTGGTGCCAATGCCATCATCGGTATTGATATCGACTATGAAGTCATCGGTCAAAACAACGGCATGCTCATGGTAAGCGCATCGGGCACCGCCGTCATCGTAAAATAA
- a CDS encoding MFS transporter, giving the protein MIVTDQNQKTVPFTVNNKEIMAARMAFFIPSFAMSTWAPMIPIVKARLNLDADILGILLLCIGVSALVVMPVSSMLARQFGCRTVIAAGGVLSGVSLVPLSFLDSVLGYGIVLLLFGAALGIADVTMNINAVVVEIAAKRRLLSSMQAFWSIGCLTGVGCFAFLASFGMSVEMIAILHSLAILAIVGYYGRGWLTYRSENTKKTFVMPRGIISIFGIVMGILFLVEGAVMDWSGIFLAEEKHIDISLAGIGYALFSAATLFMRLLGDKIVHMLGEKTVLLGGSVLAMIGVSILAWSDSIYLSGTSFALIGIGCANIIPIIYSMVKYQKTMPIGDAVASISCIGYIGVILGPALLGFVAQTIDINAVFEMLVWLMLLEAGLAKYIFIRLER; this is encoded by the coding sequence ATGATAGTTACGGATCAAAACCAAAAAACAGTACCATTCACAGTCAATAACAAAGAGATCATGGCAGCACGCATGGCGTTTTTTATACCGAGTTTTGCCATGTCTACCTGGGCTCCGATGATACCGATCGTGAAAGCTCGTCTGAACCTAGATGCGGATATTCTGGGGATACTGCTCTTATGTATTGGTGTCAGTGCACTTGTTGTCATGCCAGTATCGTCGATGCTTGCTCGGCAGTTCGGATGCCGAACGGTGATCGCCGCAGGTGGTGTGCTGTCAGGGGTGAGTCTTGTGCCGTTGTCTTTCCTCGATAGTGTGTTGGGATATGGTATTGTTCTATTGTTATTTGGTGCAGCGCTTGGAATTGCAGATGTGACGATGAATATCAATGCTGTCGTTGTGGAGATCGCCGCTAAACGAAGATTGTTGAGCAGTATGCAGGCGTTCTGGAGTATCGGTTGTTTGACTGGTGTCGGATGTTTTGCATTTCTGGCATCATTTGGTATGTCTGTAGAGATGATCGCAATATTGCATTCTTTGGCTATATTGGCAATCGTTGGATACTATGGACGTGGATGGCTTACGTATCGGAGTGAGAATACGAAAAAAACATTCGTTATGCCTCGCGGTATCATAAGCATATTCGGTATCGTCATGGGGATATTGTTTCTTGTGGAAGGTGCAGTCATGGACTGGAGCGGTATCTTTCTTGCGGAAGAAAAACATATTGATATTTCTCTTGCCGGGATCGGTTATGCTCTGTTTTCGGCGGCAACGCTCTTTATGCGTCTTTTGGGCGATAAAATAGTACATATGCTTGGGGAGAAAACAGTCCTTTTAGGCGGCAGTGTTCTGGCGATGATTGGAGTAAGCATATTGGCATGGAGTGACAGCATTTATTTGAGTGGGACATCGTTTGCACTGATAGGGATAGGCTGTGCTAATATCATCCCAATCATATATTCTATGGTAAAATATCAGAAAACAATGCCAATCGGTGATGCTGTGGCATCGATCAGCTGTATCGGTTATATCGGTGTTATCTTAGGGCCTGCTTTATTGGGATTCGTAGCACAGACTATTGATATCAACGCTGTATTTGAGATGTTGGTTTGGTTGATGCTGCTGGAAGCGGGTTTGGCGAAATATATATTCATTAGATTAGAGCGATAA